The following are from one region of the Salvia hispanica cultivar TCC Black 2014 chromosome 1, UniMelb_Shisp_WGS_1.0, whole genome shotgun sequence genome:
- the LOC125202500 gene encoding glutathione S-transferase F12 isoform X1, with the protein MVVKVYGATYAACPQRVMACLFELGFQFDLIKIDLQSGEQKQPQNLLRQPFGQVPSIEDGDFKLFESRAIIRYYAGKSASQGGTNLLGETLEERALVEQWMEVEVNNYNPLIYTMVLQLVVLPQQGQVGDMELVKDCKGKLEKVLDVYEERLSKSKYLGGERFTIADLTHLPNTRFLMEEGGMEDLIKRRKNLHNWWLDISSRPSWLKVMDLPK; encoded by the exons ATGGTGGTTAAAGTATATGGTGCCACCTATGCAGCTTGCCCACAGAGGGTTATGGCTTGCCTTTTCGAGTTAGGATTTCAATTTGATCTCATAAAAATTGATCTTCAATCTGGAGAGCAGAAACAACCACAAAATCTACTTAGACAG CCCTTTGGACAAGTCCCATCCATAGAGGATGGAGATTTCAAGCTTTTTG AATCTAGGGCCATAATCAGGTACTACGCAGGAAAAAGCGCAAGCCAAGGTGGCACAAATCTATTGGGAGAAACATTAGAAGAGAGAGCCTTGGTGGAGCAATGGATGGAAGTAGAAGTGAACAACTACAATCCATTGATTTACACAATGGTCCTCCAGCTTGTGGTTTTACCCCAACAGGGCCAAGTGGGCGACATGGAATTAGTCAAAGATTGCAAGGGTAAATTGGAGAAAGTGCTCGATGTGTACGAGGAGAGGCTGTCCAAGAGCAAATATTTGGGTGGGGAGAGGTTCACCATAGCAGATCTGACCCACCTTCCAAACACCAGGTTCCTGATGGAGGAAGGAGGTATGGAGGATTTGATCAAACGGAGGAAAAATCTCCATAATTGGTGGCTTGATATTTCCAGCCGTCCATCATGGCTAAAGGTCATGGACCTCCCAAAATAA
- the LOC125202500 gene encoding glutathione S-transferase F12 isoform X2 produces the protein MVVKVYGATYAACPQRVMACLFELGFQFDLIKIDLQSGEQKQPQNLLRQPFGQVPSIEDGDFKLFGKSASQGGTNLLGETLEERALVEQWMEVEVNNYNPLIYTMVLQLVVLPQQGQVGDMELVKDCKGKLEKVLDVYEERLSKSKYLGGERFTIADLTHLPNTRFLMEEGGMEDLIKRRKNLHNWWLDISSRPSWLKVMDLPK, from the exons ATGGTGGTTAAAGTATATGGTGCCACCTATGCAGCTTGCCCACAGAGGGTTATGGCTTGCCTTTTCGAGTTAGGATTTCAATTTGATCTCATAAAAATTGATCTTCAATCTGGAGAGCAGAAACAACCACAAAATCTACTTAGACAG CCCTTTGGACAAGTCCCATCCATAGAGGATGGAGATTTCAAGCTTTTTG GAAAAAGCGCAAGCCAAGGTGGCACAAATCTATTGGGAGAAACATTAGAAGAGAGAGCCTTGGTGGAGCAATGGATGGAAGTAGAAGTGAACAACTACAATCCATTGATTTACACAATGGTCCTCCAGCTTGTGGTTTTACCCCAACAGGGCCAAGTGGGCGACATGGAATTAGTCAAAGATTGCAAGGGTAAATTGGAGAAAGTGCTCGATGTGTACGAGGAGAGGCTGTCCAAGAGCAAATATTTGGGTGGGGAGAGGTTCACCATAGCAGATCTGACCCACCTTCCAAACACCAGGTTCCTGATGGAGGAAGGAGGTATGGAGGATTTGATCAAACGGAGGAAAAATCTCCATAATTGGTGGCTTGATATTTCCAGCCGTCCATCATGGCTAAAGGTCATGGACCTCCCAAAATAA
- the LOC125202026 gene encoding phytoene synthase 2, chloroplastic has protein sequence MSVAMLWVVSPTSEVFNGVGFLEPARDGNRILDSFRYSSRCKNVISDGSLNKGRKKRQSFSSMNADLRYAFLGCSSLENGGRLSLTSSMVASPAGEIALTSEQKVYDVVLKQAALVKRRLKPDEDLDVKPDIVLPGSLGLLSEAYDRCREVCAEYAKTFYLGTLLMTPERRRAIWAIYVWCRRTDELVDGPNASHITPMALDRWEARLEDIFRGRPFDMLDAALADTVSRFPVDIQPFRDMIEGMRMDLWKSRYKNFDELYLYCYYVAGTVGLMSVPIMGIAPESQATTESVYNNALALGLANQLTNILRDVGEDARRGRIYLPQDELAQAGLSEEDIFAGKVTDKWRVFMKKQIKRARKFFDDAENGVKELSSASRWPVWASLLLYRQILDEIEANDYNNFTRRAYVGKPKKILALPVAYAKSLVHPRSSSALLNS, from the exons ATGTCTGTTGCCATGTTGTGGGTGGTTTCTCCCACCTCTGAGGTGTTTAATGGAGTTGGGTTCTTGGAGCCAGCCCGGGATGGGAACCGGATTCTTGATTCGTTTAGGTATAGTTCTCGGTGCAAGAATGTGATCAGCGATGGCAGCCTGAACAAGGGTAGGAAGAAAAGGCAGAGCTTTAGCTCTATGAATGCAGATCTGAGGTATGCCTTCCTGGGGTGTTCGAGCTTGGAGAATGGGGGTAGACTCTCTCTCACATCGAGTATGGTAGCTTCTCCAGCAGGGGAAATCGCCTTAACATCCGAACAGAAGGTCTATGATGTGGTTTTGAAGCAGGCAGCCTTGGTTAAGAGAAGGCTGAAACCTGATGAGGATTTGGATGTGAAGCCGGATATTGTGCTTCCTGGATCTCTTGGCTTGTTGAGTGAAGCTTATGATCGTTGTCGAGAAGTATGTGCTGAATATGCCAAGACATTTTACCTCG GTACACTGTTAATGACCCCGGAGAGGCGAAGAGCTATCTGGGCAATATATg TCTGGTGTAGGAGAACAGATGAGCTTGTTGATGGGCCAAATGCATCACATATAACTCCAATGGCCTTAGATAGGTGGGAAGCAAGGCTGGAAGATATTTTTAGAGGGCGCCCTTTTGATATGCTCGATGCTGCTCTAGCAGATACTGTTTCCAGGTTTCCCGTTGACATCCAG CCATTCAGGGACATGATCGAGGGAATGAGAATGGACCTGTGGAAGTCGAGATACAAGAACTTCGACGAGCTGTATCTCTACTGCTATTATGTGGCTGGTACTGTAGGATTGATGAGTGTGCCGATCATGGGCATAGCACCCGAGTCCCAGGCTACTACAGAGAGTGTCTATAATAATGCTTTGGCGTTAGGGCTTGCTAATCAGTTGACCAACATTCTCAGGGACGTCGGAGAAGA TGCGCGACGTGGAAGAATCTATCTGCCTCAGGATGAATTGGCACAGGCGGGGCTATCAGAGGAGGACATATTTGCTGGGAAAGTAACTGATAAATGGAGAGTTTTCATGAAGAAGCAGATCAAGAGGGCTAGAAAATTCTTCGATGATGCAGAGAATGGCGTGAAAGAGCTGAGCTCGGCCAGCAGATGGCCG GTGTGGGCGTCGTTGCTTCTGTACCGACAGATCCTCGACGAGATAGAAGCCAATGACTACAACAACTTTACAAGGAGGGCTTATGTTGGCAAACCAAAGAAGATTTTAGCTTTGCCAGTTGCATATGCTAAGTCTCTTGTTCATCCCAGAAGCTCATCTGCTCTTCTAAACTCTTGA